One window from the genome of Candidatus Neptunochlamydia vexilliferae encodes:
- a CDS encoding cupin-like domain-containing protein, whose amino-acid sequence MKIERLKQFPEGRKAPCIITEGLDSWPAIKKWSPNFFKEAFGDLKVTLNYNLPDQLSPYLHGSEGHAKEMTLKEAVDFMSSTDRCYLAQQEMTAFEGLSDDYDLSPLLPKEAPKDPIYTYLWIGKNTQSGLHYDYNDNFLIQIDGKKKVFLAPPEAAKHLYPLPQNFTKTQVNPVSPDFEKFPKFRKVDIWKGEIGPGEYLFIPKGWFHHIYAPDASISMNCWYGKELNRREQFLFFYRSGPRTWLRFFKDFFWHGALRRPEKVPLFCSPSLGKLAYQKLFS is encoded by the coding sequence CCTGCTATTAAGAAATGGTCCCCCAACTTTTTTAAAGAGGCTTTTGGAGATCTCAAAGTTACCTTAAACTATAATTTGCCAGACCAACTCTCTCCCTACCTCCATGGTTCCGAGGGGCATGCAAAGGAGATGACCTTAAAAGAAGCGGTTGACTTTATGTCTTCCACCGATCGGTGCTACCTTGCTCAACAAGAGATGACGGCATTTGAAGGTTTATCCGACGACTACGATCTTTCACCTCTGCTTCCTAAAGAGGCCCCTAAAGACCCCATTTATACCTACCTATGGATCGGGAAGAACACTCAATCTGGCCTTCACTATGACTACAATGATAATTTTCTCATCCAGATTGATGGGAAGAAAAAGGTTTTTTTGGCTCCCCCCGAAGCGGCGAAACATCTCTACCCATTGCCCCAAAATTTTACAAAGACCCAGGTAAATCCGGTGAGTCCAGACTTTGAAAAATTTCCCAAGTTTCGGAAGGTGGACATATGGAAAGGGGAAATCGGTCCTGGGGAATACCTATTCATCCCTAAAGGGTGGTTCCACCATATCTATGCGCCAGATGCTTCGATTTCTATGAACTGCTGGTATGGAAAAGAGCTTAACCGTCGAGAACAATTTCTCTTCTTTTATCGCTCGGGACCTCGAACCTGGCTCCGGTTTTTTAAGGATTTTTTCTGGCATGGGGCGCTACGCCGCCCTGAGAAGGTCCCTCTGTTTTGCTCCCCCTCTTTAGGCAAGCTCGCCTATCAAAAGCTGTTTTCGTAG